The Chitinophaga sp. H8 genome contains a region encoding:
- a CDS encoding sensor histidine kinase, with protein sequence MNSKISNLNIDLQLSILTTIMEQVPCLVAIRDQSNGEVIYINETGIKMLGTKDLSLLKIIMDQNNLGCCNTINDDSLFLKEQRWTNLKGEFFSGIYEGATFQNDYKTYCFFRITDILPDRHFKQQLNKELQRFGALFNYASIGILVTNEQGGIVMINEFALKQFGYSREELVGQKVEMLIPQRAHHKHEAHRQRYNHKPQSRPMGIGLDLFAVRKDGSEFPVEISLSHYQNEEGAFVIAYINNITERKKAEASIEKLNNELEDIVEERTGQLRKALDALESSKEELTTALGKEKELSELKSRFVSMASHEFRTPLSTILSSAFLIKQYTTEADQSKRDKHIQRIVNSIGMLTDTLNDFLSVGKIEEGKIQVRISNFNITEHINAVIQEMQGIAMEGQEILYRHTGEEGLSLDPTLLKHIVMNLLGNAIKFSGPTDTISINTEKNANHFTLAIKDNGIGMSQEDQQHLFERFYRGANASNIQGTGLGLHIVSKYSELMNGSISCESELGTGTIFTIVFSLYPPTNV encoded by the coding sequence ATGAATTCAAAGATCAGCAACCTTAATATTGATCTTCAGCTATCTATCCTGACAACCATCATGGAACAGGTGCCCTGTCTTGTAGCCATAAGAGACCAAAGTAATGGTGAGGTCATATATATCAATGAAACAGGGATAAAAATGCTCGGCACAAAGGATTTGTCTTTGCTGAAAATCATCATGGACCAAAATAACCTGGGCTGTTGCAACACTATTAATGATGATTCACTATTCTTGAAAGAACAGCGATGGACCAACCTGAAAGGCGAATTTTTCTCCGGTATCTATGAGGGAGCTACCTTTCAGAATGATTATAAGACCTATTGCTTCTTTCGTATTACGGATATCTTGCCTGACCGGCATTTTAAGCAACAACTAAATAAAGAACTGCAACGCTTTGGCGCCCTGTTTAACTATGCCAGTATAGGAATACTGGTAACCAACGAGCAAGGTGGAATCGTAATGATTAACGAGTTTGCTTTAAAACAATTTGGTTATTCTCGGGAAGAGCTGGTAGGGCAAAAAGTGGAAATGCTGATACCACAACGTGCACATCACAAACATGAAGCACATCGTCAACGCTATAATCATAAACCGCAAAGCAGACCAATGGGCATTGGGCTCGATTTGTTTGCCGTCCGTAAAGACGGCTCTGAGTTCCCCGTGGAAATTAGCCTTAGCCATTATCAAAATGAAGAAGGCGCTTTCGTCATCGCTTATATTAATAATATTACCGAAAGAAAAAAAGCAGAAGCAAGCATTGAAAAACTTAATAATGAACTGGAAGATATTGTAGAAGAACGGACTGGTCAGCTTAGAAAAGCCCTGGATGCATTAGAGTCATCCAAAGAAGAACTAACTACCGCCCTGGGAAAAGAAAAAGAACTCAGCGAATTAAAGTCCCGTTTTGTTTCAATGGCATCTCACGAATTCAGAACACCACTTAGCACTATACTCTCTTCGGCATTCCTCATAAAACAATATACAACAGAAGCAGACCAATCTAAACGCGACAAGCATATACAACGTATCGTAAACTCCATAGGAATGCTCACGGATACATTAAATGATTTTCTTTCTGTGGGTAAGATTGAGGAAGGAAAAATCCAGGTAAGGATCAGTAACTTTAATATAACAGAACATATTAATGCTGTAATTCAGGAAATGCAGGGTATCGCTATGGAAGGACAAGAGATACTTTACAGGCACACTGGGGAAGAAGGCTTATCACTGGACCCGACCCTGTTAAAGCATATTGTAATGAACCTTCTTGGAAATGCTATCAAGTTTTCCGGACCTACTGATACCATCAGCATAAATACAGAGAAAAACGCAAATCATTTTACACTGGCAATTAAAGATAATGGCATAGGCATGTCTCAGGAAGATCAACAACATCTGTTTGAAAGGTTTTACCGGGGAGCCAATGCCAGCAACATTCAAGGTACGGGACTGGGTTTACATATTGTGAGCAAATATAGTGAGTTAATGAATGGTAGCATTTCCTGTGAAAGTGAATTAGGTACAGGCACGATTTTTACGATCGTTTTTTCTTTATATCCTCCAACGAACGTTTAA
- a CDS encoding TIGR00730 family Rossman fold protein, producing the protein MSATTQSKQEIPGQNSVFNGNEEKYFLEGPRSRIREFQFVLNVLFEFIRGFRVFHFTGPCIAVFGSARVKPGSEHYEMAMQMGAGIARMGFTVMTGGGPGIMEAANRGAILAGGKSVGCNIRLPHEQLPNTWTQTLFSCKYFFVRKVLMFKYSYGFVIMPGGIGTLDEFFEALTLIQTHKILNFPIVLINKSFWEPVMPLFHKMLEEYMIEPEVLKYLLFTDSVEEGLAHIREYAFAKYQLKRKQIFRRFFMLGE; encoded by the coding sequence ATGTCAGCAACAACACAAAGCAAACAGGAAATCCCTGGACAAAACAGTGTCTTTAACGGTAATGAAGAAAAATATTTCCTGGAAGGTCCGCGGTCCAGGATCCGTGAATTCCAGTTTGTCCTCAACGTATTATTTGAGTTTATCCGCGGCTTCCGGGTATTCCATTTTACAGGTCCCTGCATTGCTGTTTTTGGTTCTGCCAGGGTAAAACCTGGCTCGGAGCATTATGAAATGGCCATGCAGATGGGCGCAGGAATTGCCCGGATGGGCTTTACCGTAATGACAGGTGGTGGCCCAGGCATTATGGAAGCTGCTAATCGGGGTGCCATACTGGCCGGGGGAAAATCAGTAGGTTGTAATATCCGCCTTCCCCATGAACAATTACCTAATACATGGACGCAAACACTCTTCAGTTGCAAATACTTCTTTGTACGTAAAGTATTGATGTTTAAGTACTCCTATGGATTTGTGATTATGCCGGGAGGGATCGGAACGTTGGATGAATTCTTTGAGGCACTAACATTGATACAAACCCATAAAATTCTTAACTTTCCAATAGTATTAATAAATAAAAGTTTTTGGGAACCAGTCATGCCCTTATTTCATAAAATGCTGGAAGAATATATGATAGAACCTGAAGTACTGAAATATTTATTATTCACTGATTCTGTAGAAGAAGGGCTGGCTCATATACGAGAGTATGCTTTTGCCAAATACCAACTTAAACGCAAACAGATATTCCGACGTTTCTTTATGCTGGGAGAATAA
- the ppsA gene encoding phosphoenolpyruvate synthase, which yields MTKIIREFRTIGLSDVGVVGGKNASLGEMIAHLATAGIRVPDGFATTAFAFQYFLDQNQLMPRLAQLMAQLDRNNYSNLMAIGAAARDLILQANIPDIICEEILAAYKSLSGTAPIAVAVRSSATAEDLPTASFAGQHESYLNITGDTALLKAVHRCFASLYTDRAIKYREDNGFEHSKVALSIGVQKMVRSDLGCSGVGFTLDPESGFRDVILLTGVWGLGENIVQGTVMPDEYYVFKPTLIQGKQAIIQKKIGEKAKTLSYASDPGAVAQTVNRDTLPEDRERLVLSDAEVLQLARWGMLIEEHYHCPMDIEWARDGISGELYILQARPETIHSSKKKDNKVYSLIGKGISLVQGEAIGNKVATGIARILQSPEEAAQLQPGEIIITGTTSPDWDPVLKRAGAIVTDSGGRTSHASIVAREQGVPAIVGTGNATMKIKDGTVITVSCCEGKTGHVYEGELEYTTIVVDADKLKLPQQTEAMMIISDPGRAFELSFYPNNGVGLLRMEFIITHAINIHPMALVHFDKLNDEGAKARIAEITRQYEDKQKFFIEKLSAGIATIAAAFYPKDVIVRMSDFKTNEYAQLLGGKEFEPEEENPMLGFRGASRYYHPLYKEGFSLECAAIKMVREEMGFTNVKVMIPFCRTVEEGRKVLAVMASFGLKQHENGLKVYVMAELPSNVLEADKFADIFDGFSIGSNDLTQLTLGVDRDSVLVAGLFNEEDAASLKMITMMLEAAKKAGKPVGLCGQAPSDLPDFAALLVAQGINSISFNPDALLKGIANIIKAEEQLYPDNKTLPVLL from the coding sequence ATGACTAAGATCATCAGAGAATTTAGAACTATTGGATTGTCAGATGTGGGGGTGGTTGGAGGAAAGAATGCTTCCCTGGGGGAGATGATTGCTCATTTGGCTACGGCGGGAATAAGAGTACCAGATGGGTTTGCCACTACTGCTTTTGCTTTTCAGTACTTTCTGGATCAAAATCAGTTGATGCCCCGTTTAGCGCAGCTAATGGCACAGTTAGATAGGAATAACTATTCCAATCTTATGGCTATAGGAGCTGCGGCGCGTGACCTGATATTACAGGCTAATATACCAGATATCATTTGTGAAGAGATACTTGCAGCGTATAAATCCCTCAGTGGAACAGCACCTATAGCGGTGGCAGTCCGGAGTAGTGCTACGGCAGAAGATTTGCCTACGGCTAGTTTTGCAGGCCAGCATGAGTCTTATCTCAATATTACCGGAGATACCGCCCTGCTGAAAGCTGTGCACCGCTGCTTTGCATCTCTGTATACTGATAGGGCTATTAAATACCGGGAGGATAATGGTTTTGAGCATAGCAAAGTAGCATTGTCTATTGGTGTCCAGAAAATGGTTAGGTCTGATCTGGGATGTTCGGGGGTAGGATTTACGCTGGATCCTGAATCTGGCTTCAGGGATGTTATATTGCTTACGGGGGTATGGGGACTAGGGGAGAATATTGTACAAGGCACAGTCATGCCGGATGAGTATTATGTGTTTAAACCTACTTTGATCCAGGGAAAACAGGCTATCATACAGAAAAAGATAGGAGAAAAAGCGAAGACTTTGTCTTATGCATCAGATCCCGGGGCTGTAGCGCAAACAGTAAACCGTGACACGCTGCCGGAAGATAGGGAGCGGCTGGTGCTTTCTGATGCTGAAGTATTACAATTAGCGCGCTGGGGTATGTTAATAGAAGAACATTATCATTGTCCGATGGATATAGAATGGGCCAGGGATGGTATTAGTGGGGAATTATACATATTACAGGCCCGCCCAGAGACGATACATTCTTCGAAAAAGAAGGATAATAAGGTATATAGCCTGATAGGAAAAGGTATTAGCCTGGTACAGGGAGAAGCCATAGGGAATAAGGTAGCTACAGGTATCGCACGTATTTTGCAATCACCAGAAGAGGCTGCGCAGCTTCAGCCAGGTGAGATCATTATTACTGGTACCACCAGCCCTGATTGGGATCCGGTATTAAAAAGGGCTGGGGCCATTGTTACCGATTCTGGAGGAAGAACCAGCCATGCATCCATTGTAGCCAGGGAACAGGGCGTTCCAGCTATTGTAGGGACTGGGAATGCCACAATGAAAATAAAAGATGGGACAGTGATTACGGTATCCTGCTGTGAAGGGAAAACAGGACATGTATATGAAGGAGAGCTGGAGTATACCACCATTGTGGTGGATGCGGATAAGCTGAAGTTACCGCAACAGACGGAAGCTATGATGATTATCAGTGACCCTGGCAGGGCTTTTGAATTATCATTTTATCCCAATAATGGGGTAGGGTTATTAAGAATGGAGTTCATTATTACACATGCTATCAATATACATCCAATGGCACTGGTGCATTTTGATAAGTTGAATGATGAAGGTGCTAAGGCGAGGATAGCTGAAATAACCAGACAATATGAAGACAAGCAGAAGTTTTTCATTGAAAAGCTATCAGCAGGTATAGCTACAATAGCGGCGGCATTTTATCCAAAAGATGTAATTGTTAGAATGAGTGACTTTAAGACCAATGAATATGCACAGTTGCTTGGTGGAAAAGAGTTTGAACCTGAAGAAGAAAATCCTATGCTGGGTTTCCGGGGAGCTTCTCGTTATTATCATCCATTATACAAGGAAGGATTCAGCCTTGAATGTGCAGCTATTAAAATGGTACGGGAAGAGATGGGGTTTACTAATGTAAAAGTAATGATTCCTTTCTGCCGTACGGTGGAAGAAGGCAGGAAGGTACTAGCAGTTATGGCATCCTTTGGATTGAAACAACATGAAAATGGGCTAAAGGTATATGTAATGGCAGAACTGCCATCCAATGTGCTGGAAGCCGATAAATTTGCAGATATCTTTGATGGGTTTTCCATTGGTTCCAATGATCTCACACAGCTTACCCTTGGGGTAGACCGGGATTCGGTGTTGGTAGCCGGCCTTTTTAATGAAGAAGATGCTGCTTCTCTTAAGATGATCACGATGATGCTGGAAGCGGCTAAGAAAGCAGGCAAGCCTGTAGGGCTTTGCGGACAAGCCCCCAGTGATTTGCCAGACTTTGCTGCATTACTGGTGGCACAAGGTATTAACAGCATATCATTTAATCCGGATGCATTATTGAAGGGAATTGCTAATATTATAAAGGCGGAAGAGCAGCTTTATCCGGATAATAAAACATTACCTGTTTTACTATAA
- a CDS encoding pyridoxamine 5'-phosphate oxidase family protein — translation MLGQLTIEEIDLLLSRNLTGRIGCTDGSKVYIVPVSYAFNGTYIIAHSKEGMKISMMRQHPQICFQVDEIDNLTNWRSIILWGTYEEVIDQKEKYYAMKFLIGHLMKQKTKVSETAGLAEMHHEMEYAHTGENTIRPIVYRIRIKEKTGRFEKQPVD, via the coding sequence ATGTTAGGACAGTTGACTATTGAAGAAATTGACCTGCTACTATCCCGTAATCTTACCGGCCGTATTGGCTGTACAGACGGAAGTAAAGTATACATTGTACCAGTAAGCTATGCCTTTAATGGCACCTACATTATTGCACACTCAAAAGAAGGGATGAAAATTAGCATGATGCGGCAACATCCACAGATATGCTTCCAGGTGGATGAAATAGACAATCTGACTAACTGGCGTAGTATTATTTTATGGGGCACTTACGAAGAAGTGATAGATCAGAAGGAAAAATACTACGCTATGAAATTTCTTATAGGCCACCTGATGAAGCAAAAAACAAAGGTTAGTGAAACCGCAGGTCTGGCCGAAATGCACCATGAAATGGAATATGCGCATACCGGGGAAAATACGATAAGACCTATTGTATACCGGATCAGAATAAAAGAAAAAACCGGCCGGTTTGAAAAACAGCCGGTTGATTAA
- a CDS encoding BON domain-containing protein, translating into MKTDIDLQKDVMEELQWDPLLLSTEVGTTVKDGIVTLMGHVNNYGQKLAAENAAKRVKDVKAVAVDIDIKLPLGHERTDADIAAAALNALKWSSFVPEECIKLTVENGRITLEGEVEWQFQKKSATSALKNLIGLQGINNHLKVKPQITPIIVKDVIRKALERRADIEADRIDIITDGGRITLKGNVRSWTEKTAVEQAVWSTPGVIEVKDELRVSLL; encoded by the coding sequence ATGAAAACAGATATTGATTTACAGAAAGACGTTATGGAAGAACTACAATGGGACCCTTTATTGCTTAGTACTGAAGTGGGTACTACCGTAAAAGATGGCATCGTTACCTTAATGGGACATGTAAATAACTATGGGCAGAAGCTTGCTGCTGAAAATGCTGCCAAGCGGGTAAAAGATGTAAAAGCGGTAGCCGTAGATATTGACATTAAGCTTCCATTGGGGCATGAAAGAACAGATGCGGACATTGCTGCTGCCGCCTTAAATGCCCTTAAATGGAGCAGCTTTGTACCAGAAGAATGTATAAAATTGACAGTAGAAAACGGACGCATTACCCTGGAAGGAGAAGTAGAATGGCAATTTCAGAAAAAATCAGCCACCAGTGCCCTTAAAAATTTGATAGGACTGCAAGGTATCAACAATCACCTTAAAGTAAAGCCCCAAATAACCCCCATCATTGTAAAAGATGTTATAAGAAAAGCCCTCGAGCGCAGAGCAGATATTGAAGCCGATCGTATTGACATCATAACAGATGGTGGCAGGATCACACTAAAAGGAAATGTGCGTTCCTGGACAGAAAAAACAGCGGTAGAACAGGCTGTATGGTCTACTCCTGGTGTAATAGAGGTAAAAGATGAGTTACGCGTTTCTCTGCTATAA
- a CDS encoding universal stress protein: MEKIILVILGAAPAPNALNFACYLSDLTRSRLTGLFFQKDLYTEQPALKQLYGMTYVESIVSGDLPEHNVKKRQIEEHMRNFKENCEEKGIQASTRYIQEPILEEIISESRFSDLIIVDAAVSYTTEAKDIPATLLKEILSSAQCPVIIAPVIQEPIEEIVFCYDGSPSSIFAMKQLTYLLPELTESRGTVLQIQKEGEVAPSEKKMITTWLSKHFTYSDFTVLKGNTEDELFTYLLKKKHALIVMGAYGRGIVSRFFKHSHADLLIKTLAYPVFITHY; the protein is encoded by the coding sequence ATGGAAAAGATAATACTGGTGATATTAGGAGCTGCCCCGGCCCCCAATGCATTAAACTTTGCCTGCTACCTCTCAGATTTAACCCGGTCAAGACTGACTGGTTTATTCTTTCAAAAGGATCTATATACCGAGCAGCCAGCTTTAAAGCAATTATACGGTATGACCTACGTAGAAAGCATTGTTTCCGGAGATTTACCGGAGCACAATGTAAAGAAGAGGCAAATAGAGGAACACATGCGGAATTTTAAGGAAAACTGCGAAGAAAAGGGCATCCAGGCTTCCACGCGTTATATACAGGAACCTATACTGGAAGAAATTATTTCAGAGAGTAGATTCTCGGACCTGATTATTGTGGATGCAGCCGTTTCTTATACTACGGAAGCAAAAGATATACCAGCCACCCTGCTGAAAGAAATTTTATCATCGGCCCAATGTCCAGTTATCATTGCACCGGTAATACAGGAACCAATTGAAGAAATTGTCTTTTGTTATGATGGCAGCCCGTCTTCTATATTTGCTATGAAACAACTGACCTACCTTTTGCCAGAACTAACTGAATCCAGGGGTACTGTATTACAGATACAAAAAGAAGGAGAAGTAGCTCCCTCTGAGAAAAAAATGATCACAACCTGGCTGAGTAAACATTTCACTTATTCCGATTTCACAGTTTTAAAAGGGAATACGGAAGACGAATTATTTACCTATCTCCTGAAAAAGAAGCATGCTCTTATCGTTATGGGCGCTTACGGGCGAGGCATCGTATCCCGGTTTTTCAAGCATAGTCATGCCGACCTCCTGATAAAAACATTAGCTTATCCCGTATTTATAACACATTACTAA
- a CDS encoding universal stress protein: MEKILYVTDAIKLNTRCLDFGVFVCNLTHSRLTGVFLENKEQEARSRQEIIETAVGNTLPGVSASALKDHYCEENIRHFRNACETGGVNCAIHKDNGVPLAEVITESRYADLIVIDVTTSFTSVRETTPTSFVKEVLQEAECPVIIAPERFDGVDEIIFTYDGSRSSVFAIKQFIHLFPQLGDKKVTILSVTHPGGKVKGDKYKLKEWLGSHYDHIELVTLEDGNVRARLLEYLLVKEKVFVVMGAYGRGVLSNLLAPSHAGTVVQLLTQPVFIAHY, translated from the coding sequence ATGGAAAAGATACTTTATGTAACAGATGCTATTAAACTAAATACCCGATGTCTTGATTTCGGTGTTTTTGTTTGTAATCTTACCCATTCCAGACTCACCGGTGTTTTTCTGGAAAACAAGGAACAGGAAGCGAGATCCCGGCAGGAAATTATAGAAACTGCTGTGGGCAATACCCTTCCAGGGGTATCAGCAAGCGCATTAAAAGATCATTACTGCGAGGAAAACATCAGGCATTTTAGAAATGCCTGCGAAACAGGAGGCGTTAACTGTGCTATTCACAAAGATAATGGTGTTCCTCTGGCGGAAGTGATTACTGAAAGCCGGTATGCTGATCTGATCGTAATAGATGTAACCACTTCATTTACATCGGTACGTGAGACTACACCTACCTCTTTTGTAAAGGAAGTACTTCAGGAGGCAGAATGTCCGGTAATAATTGCCCCTGAAAGATTTGACGGCGTGGATGAAATCATCTTTACCTATGATGGTAGCCGGTCCTCCGTTTTTGCTATTAAGCAATTCATACACCTTTTTCCTCAGCTCGGGGATAAAAAGGTAACTATACTCAGTGTAACTCATCCCGGAGGAAAGGTAAAAGGGGATAAATACAAACTGAAGGAATGGTTAGGAAGCCACTATGATCATATTGAGCTGGTTACCCTGGAAGATGGAAATGTAAGGGCACGGTTGCTGGAGTACCTACTGGTGAAAGAAAAGGTATTTGTAGTGATGGGAGCATATGGGAGAGGGGTATTATCTAACCTGTTGGCTCCCAGTCATGCGGGAACAGTGGTGCAATTATTAACTCAACCCGTTTTTATAGCACATTATTAG